The Strix uralensis isolate ZFMK-TIS-50842 chromosome 23, bStrUra1, whole genome shotgun sequence genome has a segment encoding these proteins:
- the LOC141954031 gene encoding claudin-16-like, whose translation MSTALQMTAFGLALLSTFFLLLATCTDCWMVNADDSLEVSHKCRGLWRECVTNMQDGVRTCDQYDSILADHPVKIVVTRTLLITADLLAGLALATLLLGLDCIKFLKEDPRVKLKMCYGAGVILGVGSILGLVGSVWYAVDVYVERAMLVSHNIFLGVHYDFGWSCWLGMAGSMGCGVASVLLTCCIYTCTDPSSRWQPPRLPQPRGRTATSKMYAMDSRV comes from the exons ATGAGCACAGCCCTGCAGATGACGGCGTTCGGTCTTGCTCTTCTCTCAACCTTCTTCCTGCTCCTTGCCACATGCACCGACTGCTGGATGGTGAACGCTGATGACAGCCTGGAG GTAAGTCACAAATGCCGGGGGCTTTGGAGGGAGTGTGTCACCAACATGCAGGACGGGGTCAGGACCTGTGACCAGTATGACTCCATTTTGGCTGACCATCCAG TGAAGATCGTGGTGACGCGGACCCTGCTGATCACAGCAGACCTCCTGGCTGGCCTGGCTTTGGCTACATTGCTCCTTGGGCTCGACTGCATCAAGTTCCTGAAGGAAGATCCTCGTGTCAAACTGAAGATGTGCTACGGGGCCGGTGTCATCCTTGGCGTTGGGA GCATCCTGGGACTTGTGGGCTCCGTGTGGTACGCGGTGGATGTCTATGTGGAGAGGGCCATGTTGGTGTCGCACAATATATTCCTGGGAGTCCACTACGACTTTGGGTGGTCGTGTTGGCTGGGGATGGCTGGCTCGATGGGCTGCGGCGTGGCATCCGTCCTGCTGACTTGCTGCATCTACACCTGCACAG ACCCTAGCAGCCGCTGGCAACCCCCAAGGcttccccagccccggggccgaACGGCCACCAGCAAGATGTACGCCATGGACTCACGTGTGTGA
- the CLDN19 gene encoding claudin-19 isoform X1 has product MGGGARELAGYLAALGGWVAALAAAALPQWRQSSYAGDAIITAVGLHEGLWMSCAAQSTGQVQCRLHDSLLSLDVHIQTSRALMVISLLLGFFGIIVSVVGMKCTKVGEEDPVTKSRIAVAGGVLFILSGLCTLAAVSLYATQVTYEFFRESTVPINARYEFGSALFIGWGAASLTVLGGSLLCCSCPAKERRGQQYYRQSQPSTAREPPVKMSSSPIRGEQCL; this is encoded by the exons atgggcggcggggcgcgggagCTGGCCGGGTACCTGGCGGCGCTGGGCGGGTGGGtggcggcgctggcggcggccgcgctgccgcAGTGGAGGCAGAGCTCGTACGCCGGGGACGCCATCATCACGGCCGTGGGGCTGCACGAGGGGCTGTGGATGAGCTGCGCCGCGCAGAGCACCGGGCAGGTCCAGTGCCGCCTGCACGACTCGCTGCTCTCCCTCGACG TTCACATCCAGACCTCCCGGGCTCTCATGGTGATTTCTCTCCTCCTGGGCTTCTTCGGCATCATTGTGAGCGTGGTGGGCATGAAATGCACCAAAGTTGGTGAAGAGGATCCTGTTACCAAGAGCCGCATCGCTGTTGCTGGAGGtgtcctcttcatcctctccg GTCTGTGCACATTGGCCGCCGTGTCCTTGTATGCAACACAGGTGACCTACGAGTTCTTCAGAGAGAGCACTGTTCCCATCAACGCCAG GTACGAGTTCGGCTCGGCTCTCTTCATCGGCTGGGGGGCCGCCAGCCTCACCGTGCTGGGGGGctccctcctgtgctgctcctgccctgccaaGGAGCGCCGAGGACAGCAGTACTACCGGCAGTCGCAGCCTTCGACGGCTCGGGA ACCCCCTGTAAAAATGTCTTCTTCACCCATCAGGGGAGAGCAGTGCTTGTAG
- the CLDN19 gene encoding claudin-19 isoform X2, producing the protein MGGGARELAGYLAALGGWVAALAAAALPQWRQSSYAGDAIITAVGLHEGLWMSCAAQSTGQVQCRLHDSLLSLDVHIQTSRALMVISLLLGFFGIIVSVVGMKCTKVGEEDPVTKSRIAVAGGVLFILSGLCTLAAVSLYATQVTYEFFRESTVPINARYEFGSALFIGWGAASLTVLGGSLLCCSCPAKERRGQQYYRQSQPSTAREIPRSGQ; encoded by the exons atgggcggcggggcgcgggagCTGGCCGGGTACCTGGCGGCGCTGGGCGGGTGGGtggcggcgctggcggcggccgcgctgccgcAGTGGAGGCAGAGCTCGTACGCCGGGGACGCCATCATCACGGCCGTGGGGCTGCACGAGGGGCTGTGGATGAGCTGCGCCGCGCAGAGCACCGGGCAGGTCCAGTGCCGCCTGCACGACTCGCTGCTCTCCCTCGACG TTCACATCCAGACCTCCCGGGCTCTCATGGTGATTTCTCTCCTCCTGGGCTTCTTCGGCATCATTGTGAGCGTGGTGGGCATGAAATGCACCAAAGTTGGTGAAGAGGATCCTGTTACCAAGAGCCGCATCGCTGTTGCTGGAGGtgtcctcttcatcctctccg GTCTGTGCACATTGGCCGCCGTGTCCTTGTATGCAACACAGGTGACCTACGAGTTCTTCAGAGAGAGCACTGTTCCCATCAACGCCAG GTACGAGTTCGGCTCGGCTCTCTTCATCGGCTGGGGGGCCGCCAGCCTCACCGTGCTGGGGGGctccctcctgtgctgctcctgccctgccaaGGAGCGCCGAGGACAGCAGTACTACCGGCAGTCGCAGCCTTCGACGGCTCGGGA GATCCCCCGGAGCGGGCAGTGA
- the P3H1 gene encoding prolyl 3-hydroxylase 1: MALLLPPLLALLARAATPPEPGPGSVPAEFPLPAQPPDALFAAGAEAYARSDWPAVVLQMERALRARAAVRSRLARCRLRCANATAGPAEGAEPQPDPVLRDLLFFRGLLRRAACLRGCGPAAPSRYRLGDELDREFSKRSPYNYLQVAYFKMNRPAQAAAAAHTFFVANPGHQEMRQNLEYYQAMAGVREDDFTDLEAKPHMSEFRLGVRFYTEEQPAAAILHLEKALEEYFVADAECRALCEGPYDYEGYNYLEYNADLFQAITDHYMQVLSCKQGCVTELASQPGREKPVEDFLPSHFNYLQFAYYNNGNYEKAIECTKTYLLFFPNDEVMNQNLAYYTAVLGENLAGPIQPREEIQAYRQRSLMEKELLFFSYDVFGIPFVDPDTWTPEEVIPKRLREKQKVERETAARISEEIGNLMKEIETLVEEKAKESADMSKFIREGGPLVYEGASVTMNSKTLNGSQRVVVDGVLSAEECQELQRLTNAAASAGDGYRGKTSPHTPSETFYGVTVLKALKLGQEGKVPLQSAYLYYNVTEKVRHMMESYFRLEVPLHFSYSHLVCRTAIDEKQEGRSDNSHEVHVDNCILNAEALVCVKEPPAYTFRDYSAILYLNGDFEGGAFYFTELDAKTETAEVQPQCGRAVGFSSGSENPHGVKAVTKGQRCAIALWFTLDPRHSERERVQADDLVKMLFGAEDGDLLQETEPEQEPPAAVAVGKDEL, translated from the exons AtggcgctgctgctgccgccgctgctggcGCTGCTGGCGCGGGCGGCCACGCcgccggagccggggccggggtcgGTACCGGCCGAGTTCCCGCTGCCGGCCCAGCCCCCGGACGCTCTGTTCGCCGCCGGTGCCGAGGCGTACGCGCGGAGCGATTGGCCCGCCGTGGTGCTGCAGATGGAGCGGGCGCTGCGGGCCCGCGCGGCCGTGCGCTCCCGGTTAGCGCGGTGCCGCCTGCGCTGCGCCAACGCCACGGCCGGGCCGGCGGAGGGCGCCGAGCCCCAGCCCGACCCGGTGCTCCGCGACCTGCTCTTCTTCCGGGGGCTGCTGCGCCGCGCCGCCTGCCTGCGGGGCTGCGGGCCCGCCGCGCCCTCCCGGTACCGGCTGGGCGACGAGCTGGACCGCGAGTTCAGCAAGCGCAGCCCCTACAACTACCTCCAGGTCGCCTATTTCAAA ATGAACCGGCCAGCGCAGGCGGCAGCGGCAGCACACACCTTCTTCGTGGCCAACCCCGGGCACCAGGAGATGAGGCAGAACCTGGAGTATTACCAAGCCATGGCGGGTGTCCGCGAGGACGACTTCACTGACCTGGAGGCCAAACCCCACATg AGCGAGTTCCGGCTGGGCGTCCGGTTTTACACGGAGGAGCAACCAGCTGCTGCCATCCTGCACCTGGAGAAGGCGCTGGAAGAGTATTTTGTGGCGGACGCGGAGTGCCGCGCGCTCTGCGAGGGACCCTACGACTACGAGGGCTACAACTACCTGGAGTACAACGCGGACCTTTTCCAGGCCATCACAG ATCACTACATGCAGGTGCTGAGCTGCAAGCAGGGCTGCGTTACGGAGTTGGCCTCCCAGCCTGGCCGGGAGAAGCCCGTGGAGGATTTCCTGCCCTCACACTTCAACTACCTGCAGTTTGCCTACTACAACA ATGGGAATTACGAAAAAGCCATTGAATGCACCAAAACCTATTTGCTGTTCTTCCCAAACGACGAGGTGATGAACCAGAATTTGGCCTATTACACCGCTGTCCTGGGAGAAAACCTGGCAGGACCCATCCAACCCCGAGAG GAGATCCAGGCTTACCGCCAGCGAAGCCTGATGGAGAAGGAGCTGCTCTTCTTCAGTTACGATGTCTTCGGCATCCCCTTTGTGGACCCA GACACATGGACACCCGAAGAGGTGATACCAAAAAGGCTGCGAGAGAAACAAAA ggtggagCGGGAGACGGCAGCACGCATCTCGGAGGAGATTGGCAACCTCATGAAGGAGATCGAGACGCTGGTGGAGGAGAAGGCCAAGGAGTCTGCGGATATGAGCAAGTTCATCCGAGAAG GTGGCCCTTTGGTGTATGAAGGAGCCAGTGTCACCATGAACTCCAAGACCCTGAACGGCTCCCAGCGTGTTGTGGTGGACGGAGTCCTTTCTGCCGAGGAgtgccaggagctgcagagacTCACCAAC gcagctgcctcagCTGGAGATGGCTATCGTGGGAAGACATCTCCTCACACCCCCAGTGAGACCTTCTACGGCGTGACTGTCCTCAAGGCCCTCAAG CTGGGCCAGGAGGGCAAGGTGCCCCTGCAGAGCGCCTACCTCTACTACAACGTGACGGAGAAGGTGCGGCACATGATGGAGTCCTACTTCCGTCTGGAGGTCCCGCTCCACTTCTCCTACTCCCACCTGGTGTGCCGCACGGCCATCGACG AGAAGCAAGAAGGCCGGAGTGACAACAGTCACGAGGTGCACGTGGACAACTGCATCCTCAACGCGGAGGCCCTGGTGTGTGTGAAGGAACCTCCAGCCTACACCTTCCGGGATTACAG TGCCATCCTCTACCTCAACGGGGACTTTGAAGGAGGAGCTTTCTACTTCACTGAGCTGGATGCTAAGACCGAGACT GCGGAGGTTCAGCCACAGTGCGGCCGTGCCGTGGGCTTCTCCTCCGGTTCCGAGAACCCCCACGGGGTGAAAGCTGTGACCAAGGGCCAACGCTGCGCCATCGCCCTCTGGTTCACGCTGGATCCTCGACACAGTGAGCGG GAGCGAGTGCAGGCAGATGACCTGGTGAAGATGCTTTTTGGGGCGGAAGATGGGGATTTGCTGCAGGAGACGGAGCCAGAGCAGGAACCACCGGCTGCTGTCGCAGTGGGGAAGGATGAGCTGTGA
- the C23H1orf50 gene encoding uncharacterized protein C1orf50 homolog has product MAAEGGAEHGGGGGGGGGGGGGAGLALVEGSVGRAARVGDPGDLVALARQVEQADDFIRANACNKLTVIAEQIRYLQEQARKVLDEANRDADLHHVACNLVKKPGNIYYMYRRESGQRYFSILSPKEWGTSPHEFLGAYKLQHDMSWTPFEDIERRDAEINILDKLLSRQAALPPCTEPNFQGLTK; this is encoded by the exons ATGGCGGCGGAGGGCGGCGCGgagcacggcggcggcggcggtggcggcggcggcggcggcggcggcgcgggcctCGCCCTGGTGGAGGGTAGCGTAGGCCGCGCCGCCCGTGTCGGGGACCCCGGGGACCTGGTGGCCCTGGCCCGGCAGGTGGAGCAG GCGGACGACTTCATCCGAGCGAATGCCTGCAATAAATTGACCGTCATTGCTGAGCAGATCCGGTACTTGCAGGAGCAGGCTCGGAAG GTCTTGGATGAAGCTAACAGAGATGCTGATCTGCACCACGTGGCCTGCAACCTCGTGAAGAAGCCAGGAAACATTTACTACATGTACAGGCGGGAGAGTGGCCAGCGATACTTCTCCATCCTGTCTCCTAAG gAATGGGGTACCAGTCCTCATGAATTTCTCGGTGCCTATAAGCTCCAGCACGACATGTCCTGGACTCCGTTTGAGGACATTGAGAGACGAGATGCTGAAATAAACATCCTGGACAAGCTGCTGAGCCGTCAGGCAGCACTGCCTCCATGTACAGAGCCCAACTTCCAGGGCCTGACCAAGTGA